The following are encoded in a window of Sminthopsis crassicaudata isolate SCR6 chromosome 3, ASM4859323v1, whole genome shotgun sequence genomic DNA:
- the FNDC10 gene encoding fibronectin type III domain-containing protein 10 — MSAPRRPVPRPWLPPLLLLLLLLLAPRPRVRGDPVPPVPPPPSPEPEAEPGPDPPWCPYKVLSEGQEAGSGRLCFRSPEPDFRCQQRLCKAYRSAGRTLVANVLRNSSVLLQWRPPPAAPARELRGFALNCSWDGSYTRFQCDRVQLGASCRDYLVPDVHDSVRYRLCLQPLLRRPRREPSPPGAPPAPTPPPPPPAECVEFAAEPAGMRDIVIAMTAVGGSICVMLVIICLLVAYITENLMHPAFGRPRGRRQP, encoded by the coding sequence ATGAGCGCGCCCCGCCGGCCGGTGCCTCGGCCCTGGCtgccgccgctgctgctgctgctgctgctgctgctggctcCGCGCCCCCGCGTCCGCGGCGACCCCGTGCCCCCGGTGCCCCCGCCGCCCAGCCCGGAGCCCGAGGCGGAGCCCGGGCCGGACCCCCCGTGGTGCCCCTACAAGGTGCTGAGCGAGGGCCAGGAGGCGGGCAGCGGCCGGCTGTGCTTCCGCAGCCCGGAGCCCGATTTCCGCTGCCAGCAGCGCCTGTGCAAGGCGTACCGCTCGGCGGGGCGCACGCTGGTGGCCAACGTGCTCCGCAACAGCAGCGTTCTGCTGCAGTGGCGCCCGCCGCCCGCCGCGCCGGCCCGCGAGCTGCGCGGCTTCGCGCTCAACTGCTCCTGGGACGGCAGCTACACCCGCTTCCAGTGCGACCGCGTGCAGCTCGGCGCCTCCTGTCGCGACTACCTGGTCCCCGACGTGCACGACAGCGTGCGCTACCGCCTGTGCCTGCAGCCGCTGCTGCGCCGGCCGCGGCGGGAGCCCTCCCCCCCGGGCGCCCCGCCGGCCCCgacgccgccgccgccgccgcccgccGAGTGCGTGGAGTTCGCGGCCGAGCCGGCCGGCATGAGGGACATCGTCATCGCCATGACGGCCGTCGGGGGCTCCATCTGCGTCATGCTGGTGATCATCTGCCTGCTGGTGGCCTACATCACCGAGAACCTCATGCACCCCGCCTTCGGGCGCCCCAGGGGCCGGCGGCAGCCCTGA